From Bos mutus isolate GX-2022 chromosome 5, NWIPB_WYAK_1.1, whole genome shotgun sequence, one genomic window encodes:
- the DYRK2 gene encoding dual specificity tyrosine-phosphorylation-regulated kinase 2 isoform X2, whose product MLTRKPSAAAPAAYPTGRGGDSAVRQLQASPGLGAGAPRSGVGTGPPSPIALPPLRASNAATAAHGETQPIGGSKHTMNDHLHVSSHGQIQVQQLFEDNSNKRTVLTTQPNGLTTVGKTGLPVVPERQLESIHRRQGSSTSLKSLEGMGKVKATPMTPEQAMKQYMQKLTSFEHHEIFSYPEIYFLGPNAKKRQGMTGGPNNGGYDDDQGSYVQVPHDHVAYRYEVLKVIGKGSFGQVVKAYDHKVHQHVALKMVRNEKRFHRQAAEEIRILEHLRKQDKDNTMNVIHMLENFTFRNHICMTFELLSMNLYELIKKNKFQGFSLPLVRKFAHSILQCLDALHKNRIIHCDLKPENILLKQQGRSGIKVIDFGSSCYEHQRVYTYIQSRFYRAPEVILGARYGMPIDMWSLGCILAELLTGYPLLPGEDEGDQLACMIELLGMPSQKLLDASKRAKNFVSSKGYPRYCTVTTLSDGSVVLNGGRSRRGKLRGPPESREWGNALKGCDDPLFLDFLKQCLEWDPAVRMTPGQALRHPWLRRRLPKPPTGEKTSVKRITESTGAITSISKLPPPSSSASKLRTNLAQMTDANGNIQQRTVLPKLVS is encoded by the exons ATGTTAACCAGGAAACCTTCGGCCGCCGCTCCCGCCGCCTACCCGACCG GCCGAGGAGGGGACAGCGCCGTTCGCCAGCTTCAGGCTTCCCCGGGGCTTGGTGCGGGGGCTCCCCGGAGCGGAGTGGGGACCGGCCCGCCCTCCCCCATCGCCCTGCCGCCTCTCCGAGCCAGCAACGCTGCCACCGCAGCCCACGGTGAGACCCAGCCC ATTGGCGGCAGTAAGCACACAATGAATGACCACCTACACGTCAGCAGCCACGGACAGATCCAGGTTCAGCAGCTGTTTGAGGATAACAGTAACAAGCGGACAGTGCTCACGACACAACCAAATGGGCTTACCACGGTGGGCAAAACGGGGTTGCCAGTGGTGCCGGAGCGGCAGCTGGAGAGCATCCACAGACGGCAGGGGAGTTCCACCTCTCTGAAGTCTCTGGAAGGCATGGGGAAGGTGAAAGCCACCCCCATGACTCCGGAGCAAGCGATGAAGCAATACATGCAAAAACTAACCAGCTTTGAACACCACGAGATTTTCAGCTACCCTGAAATATACTTCTTAGGTCCAAATGCAAAGAAGCGCCAGGGCATGACAGGCGGGCCCAACAACGGTGGCTACGACGATGACCAGGGGTCCTATGTGCAGGTGCCCCACGATCACGTGGCTTACAGGTACGAGGTCCTCAAGGTCATTGGGAAGGGGAGCTTTGGGCAGGTGGTCAAGGCCTACGACCACAAAGTCCACCAGCACGTGGCCCTGAAGATGGTGCGGAACGAGAAGCGCTTCCACCGGCAGGCGGCCGAGGAGATCCGCATCCTGGAGCATCTGCGCAAGCAGGACAAGGACAACACCATGAACGTCATCCACATGTTGGAGAACTTCACCTTCCGCAACCACATCTGCATGACATTCGAGCTGCTCAGCATGAACCTCTATGAGCTCATCAAGAAGAACAAGTTCCAGGGCTTTAGTCTGCCTCTGGTTCGCAAGTTCGCCCACTCCATCCTGCAGTGCCTGGACGCTTTGCACAAAAACAGGATAATTCACTGTGACTTGAAGCCCGAGAACATTTTATTGAAGCAGCAGGGTAGAAGCGGGATTAAAGTGATTGATTTTGGCTCCAGTTGTTACGAGCACCAGCGGGTCTACACATACATCCAGTCCCGTTTCTACCGGGCCCCGGAAGTGATCCTTGGTGCCAGGTATGGCATGCCCATCGACATGTGGAGCCTGGGCTGCATCCTCGCAGAGCTCCTGACTGGTTACCCCCTCTTGCCTGGGGAGGATGAAGGGGACCAGCTGGCCTGTATGATTGAACTGTTGGGCATGCCCTCCCAGAAACTGCTGGATGCATCCAAACGAGCCAAAAATTTTGTGAGTTCCAAGGGTTATCCTCGTTACTGCACTGTCACGACTCTCTCAGACGGCTCCGTGGTCCTCAATGGTGGCCGTTCCCggagggggaaactgaggggCCCACCAGAGAGCAGAGAGTGGGGGAATGCACTGAAGGGGTGTGACGATCCCCTCTTCCTTGACTTCTTAAAACAGTGTTTAGAATGGGATCCTGCAGTTCGCATGACCCCTGGCCAGGCTTTGCGGCACCCCTGGCTGAGGAGGCGGCTGCCAAAGCCTCCGACGGGGGAGAAGACGTCTGTGAAGAGGATCACTGAGAGCACTGGTGCTATCACATCCATTTCCAAGTTACCTCCACCTTCCAGCTCAGCTTCCAAACTGAGGACTAATCTGGCACAGATGACAGATGCCAATGGGAATATTCAGCAGAGGACAGTATTGCCAAAACTGGTTAGCTGA
- the DYRK2 gene encoding dual specificity tyrosine-phosphorylation-regulated kinase 2 isoform X1, with product MNDHLHVSSHGQIQVQQLFEDNSNKRTVLTTQPNGLTTVGKTGLPVVPERQLESIHRRQGSSTSLKSLEGMGKVKATPMTPEQAMKQYMQKLTSFEHHEIFSYPEIYFLGPNAKKRQGMTGGPNNGGYDDDQGSYVQVPHDHVAYRYEVLKVIGKGSFGQVVKAYDHKVHQHVALKMVRNEKRFHRQAAEEIRILEHLRKQDKDNTMNVIHMLENFTFRNHICMTFELLSMNLYELIKKNKFQGFSLPLVRKFAHSILQCLDALHKNRIIHCDLKPENILLKQQGRSGIKVIDFGSSCYEHQRVYTYIQSRFYRAPEVILGARYGMPIDMWSLGCILAELLTGYPLLPGEDEGDQLACMIELLGMPSQKLLDASKRAKNFVSSKGYPRYCTVTTLSDGSVVLNGGRSRRGKLRGPPESREWGNALKGCDDPLFLDFLKQCLEWDPAVRMTPGQALRHPWLRRRLPKPPTGEKTSVKRITESTGAITSISKLPPPSSSASKLRTNLAQMTDANGNIQQRTVLPKLVS from the coding sequence ATGAATGACCACCTACACGTCAGCAGCCACGGACAGATCCAGGTTCAGCAGCTGTTTGAGGATAACAGTAACAAGCGGACAGTGCTCACGACACAACCAAATGGGCTTACCACGGTGGGCAAAACGGGGTTGCCAGTGGTGCCGGAGCGGCAGCTGGAGAGCATCCACAGACGGCAGGGGAGTTCCACCTCTCTGAAGTCTCTGGAAGGCATGGGGAAGGTGAAAGCCACCCCCATGACTCCGGAGCAAGCGATGAAGCAATACATGCAAAAACTAACCAGCTTTGAACACCACGAGATTTTCAGCTACCCTGAAATATACTTCTTAGGTCCAAATGCAAAGAAGCGCCAGGGCATGACAGGCGGGCCCAACAACGGTGGCTACGACGATGACCAGGGGTCCTATGTGCAGGTGCCCCACGATCACGTGGCTTACAGGTACGAGGTCCTCAAGGTCATTGGGAAGGGGAGCTTTGGGCAGGTGGTCAAGGCCTACGACCACAAAGTCCACCAGCACGTGGCCCTGAAGATGGTGCGGAACGAGAAGCGCTTCCACCGGCAGGCGGCCGAGGAGATCCGCATCCTGGAGCATCTGCGCAAGCAGGACAAGGACAACACCATGAACGTCATCCACATGTTGGAGAACTTCACCTTCCGCAACCACATCTGCATGACATTCGAGCTGCTCAGCATGAACCTCTATGAGCTCATCAAGAAGAACAAGTTCCAGGGCTTTAGTCTGCCTCTGGTTCGCAAGTTCGCCCACTCCATCCTGCAGTGCCTGGACGCTTTGCACAAAAACAGGATAATTCACTGTGACTTGAAGCCCGAGAACATTTTATTGAAGCAGCAGGGTAGAAGCGGGATTAAAGTGATTGATTTTGGCTCCAGTTGTTACGAGCACCAGCGGGTCTACACATACATCCAGTCCCGTTTCTACCGGGCCCCGGAAGTGATCCTTGGTGCCAGGTATGGCATGCCCATCGACATGTGGAGCCTGGGCTGCATCCTCGCAGAGCTCCTGACTGGTTACCCCCTCTTGCCTGGGGAGGATGAAGGGGACCAGCTGGCCTGTATGATTGAACTGTTGGGCATGCCCTCCCAGAAACTGCTGGATGCATCCAAACGAGCCAAAAATTTTGTGAGTTCCAAGGGTTATCCTCGTTACTGCACTGTCACGACTCTCTCAGACGGCTCCGTGGTCCTCAATGGTGGCCGTTCCCggagggggaaactgaggggCCCACCAGAGAGCAGAGAGTGGGGGAATGCACTGAAGGGGTGTGACGATCCCCTCTTCCTTGACTTCTTAAAACAGTGTTTAGAATGGGATCCTGCAGTTCGCATGACCCCTGGCCAGGCTTTGCGGCACCCCTGGCTGAGGAGGCGGCTGCCAAAGCCTCCGACGGGGGAGAAGACGTCTGTGAAGAGGATCACTGAGAGCACTGGTGCTATCACATCCATTTCCAAGTTACCTCCACCTTCCAGCTCAGCTTCCAAACTGAGGACTAATCTGGCACAGATGACAGATGCCAATGGGAATATTCAGCAGAGGACAGTATTGCCAAAACTGGTTAGCTGA